The window CAGTCAAGGAATTCCTAAAGAACTGCAAGAATTTTGTCAACTCCCCCAAGAATTAATCTGCAAAAATATACCGACAGGCATTCGCAAACCCGGTGATTATATCTTTGAACTCACAGCCGTTCCCAAGAAAGGAGAGGAAGAAAAGCCAATCTCAGTCAAGACAGATACGATTAAAATTTTGCCGACTATAGTCCCGATTAAGATTGTCGCCTTCAAGGTCAATGGTAAGGATGCGGGGGGTAAATATTTGGTTCCAATTAATCCAGAAAGGCCGATCAGACCCCTCGCTTTAACCTGGCAAGTAGAGGGGGGTAAAGATATGAAAGTGGAGATTCTGCCTGCGCCGGGAACGGTTCCGCCTGTGGGTGCGATCGCATATCCTTTAAGTCAGCAACCTGCCAGTGAAACCGTAACACTTAAAGTAACCAATGGGACGGGTCAGGAATTCAGCCGTTCTGTGACGTTTGAAACGGTTATCCCCCCACAACCCGAACCAGTCGCGACTCCCGCAGCACCGACTCAACAAATACCCATGCGTCTTCCAGGAATACCCACACTCTCCCCAACTCCTCCTGCGCCACCACCCCCTTCCCCGTTACTCCTTCCCTCTCCAACCTCTACTTCTCAAACACCTTTACCGTCACCCTCACCCGCAGGTTCCCCCTCCTCCTCACCTTTACCGTCACCCTCACCCGCAGGTTCCCCCTCCTCCTCACCCGCAGGTTCCCCCTCTCCTTCGCCTACAGCGTCGCCCTTGCTCTCTCCTGGCGGTTCGCCGTCACCTTCCGACCCGGATACTCTCTCCCCATCTGAACTACCCCCTCGCTTTGATTAGACTTTGAAGAATAGAACTTACACACTTGCCTCTCTGCCGCTTATTTTTAAAACGCAAGTGAATGGTTAAAAAACGTATTTTTCAATAGGCTTTTTATAGCCAAAATCAGATATTACTGGTAATTCAAACATTACCGGGTTTCAGCCAGCTAAATAACTCACCAACGCTTAACTTTAAATCTGCAAGAAATTCTGGAGTTGGGAGTAACTGCTCTGACTCTTGCAAAAATATGGGTTGTTGAGAAGCAGGATAGGCAAACACAGATTTCTCTGCTGGATCGATCAGCCAACCCATCTGACAACCTGAATTGAGACAATGCAGAATATTACTGATTACTTTCGTCTGGTTTTGGTCTGGAGATAAAATCTCAAGTGTCCAGTCTGGATGAGCGGCAAAAACATTGGCAATATCACCTTCTTCATCCAAGGGAATGCGATTCCAAGTAAAAACAGCAATATCTGGCACGATGGAACGTCCACCAAAGGTACACCGGAGTTCTGGAAATGCCCAAGCAATCCGTTGCGGCTTGACTACCGCATTAATTGTTGTAATCAGTTCTCCCTGAATTGTGCTGTGTTTTCCTTGAGGCATTGGTTTTTGAATGATTTGACCATTGATGTATTCGCTAGCAGGTTCAGTTTCTGGTAGTTGCAAAAACTCTGCCAGGGTTAATGGTTTCGTAGGGACTTGAACCATAGTTTGAAGCTCTGATGCCGAATATATTTATTGTCTCAAGTTTCTACTATCTATGGGCAAGCCAATGAGAGCACTTTGCAAAACAGCTAAATGGTCGCTAGTCGGATTGAGTGTAATTTACATCCTTGGTGCGTATGGGCAGATTATTCCGATCCTTGTCTTTCTGGTTGCGATCGCAATTATGCTCCCATCGGCTGAACCCCTGCTAATCCTGCAACGTCTAATCAGGGAAGGCAAATCCTGTGCGAGGATCGCGGATATAAAGCCCTAGAACTAACGATTCCATCACCGTGTCCCATACGGGAATCAGGCGCTCGGCATCATCTGCCCAATAGTCAAACGTAATCAAACACTGAACTCCAGAACCCAACCCAATAGCAATGCGGGAATAGGCTTCGCGGTTTT is drawn from Microcoleus sp. AS-A8 and contains these coding sequences:
- a CDS encoding Uma2 family endonuclease, whose protein sequence is MVQVPTKPLTLAEFLQLPETEPASEYINGQIIQKPMPQGKHSTIQGELITTINAVVKPQRIAWAFPELRCTFGGRSIVPDIAVFTWNRIPLDEEGDIANVFAAHPDWTLEILSPDQNQTKVISNILHCLNSGCQMGWLIDPAEKSVFAYPASQQPIFLQESEQLLPTPEFLADLKLSVGELFSWLKPGNV